GACTCTGGCAGTTCAGGGCAaagggagctgtgcctgcacgTCCTCATCTTCAGCCAGAGCAGACCAGCCTTCCCACTGGGACTCACCCCCTGAAGTCAGCATCCTCATGGgatttccctctttcttttcccttttctgcctGGTTTTTGGGCATTTCCAGGAATAGGAGGGCCCAACATGCCCCCTCCCGGACCCTCAGGAGTTCCCCCCGGCATGCCGGGACAGCCCCCCGGGGGCCCCCCCAAGCCCTGGCCAGAAGGTAAGACCTGGGTCACAAAATTTCTGGGAATTTATCCCAGATCTGTGAGCAAGGGATGCTCTGGGGGATGGGAATGGAAGGAAGATCCTGGTTAAAGCCCTGGAATTAGCTGGAGTTCTATGGAAGGCTGCTTTAACTTCTGTACTGGAGCTTTGCAGGGATGCCTGACTCATTCCAAAATAGACATTTGGAGTTTTCTAGGGAAttgtgctttattttcccaTAAACAACTGGAGTTTGGGGGGATTGGGGGCTGGTTTCCAGCCAAATAATTGGAATTTTTTGCAGGGGATAGGGGTTAATTTTCAGCCAAATAATTAGACTTTTTTTAGGATCTGGGGTTGATTTCCAGGTAAATAAGAGGAGTTTTGCAGGGAATTGGGATGAATTTCCCATTAAATCTCTACAGTTAGTCCACAAGCTCATTCCGAGTGAGATATTCAAATTTTGGGGGAATTTAACTTCATTTCTGACCGAAtaattgaggtttttttgcGGGAATTGAGGTCCACATCTCCCGGGaagctgtgcctgtgcccaggctgctgtTCCCACACTCCCTGTTCCCACAGGGCCGCTGtcggcggcggctccgggcggGGCCCCCCAGAAGCTGCTGCCGCCACCCCCTGCGGGCCGTCCCTCCCCGGTGCCCCCGGCTGTGCCCCCGGCGTCCCCCGGGCCCCCCCCGCCCTCGCCGGGGCAGCCGGCGCCGCCTGCGCTCCCCATCCATCCCAAACAGAACCGGATCACCCCCATCCAGAAACCCCGCGGCCTCGACCCCGTCGAGATCCTGCAGGAGCGGGAGTACAGGTATGGCCCCGCCTGGATTCCTGTTCCCAGGGATCCTCCCAGTCCCAGCTGCCTGCATCCCATGCTCCTTTTTCCTGAGACCCCTCTGCATGAGCAACAGGACGTTTTCCTTGGAATTCCCAAGACTTCTCCCAGCCCCAACTTCCCCCCCTcctgttttcccattttccagtgTCCACAGGTCCAGAGGGGTGAGTGGGAATGGGTTTTCCTTGGAAATTCCCAAGGTTTCTCCCATCTCTAACTGCCTCaatcccatttttcctcttctcaagATCCAGAAGGATGAGCAGAACGTTTTCCTTGGAAATTCCTCctgacccttcccagctctatTGCCCTTCCCTGGCTGAGCTCTGGCCTTGCTGTGTCCTTGTTCCCATGAGGGCCCCCAAAACTCATCCCAGGATTCTGGAAGCAACTTGCCAATGCCCTTGCCCTGCTCCCATGCTCTTCCCAATGGGAACTAGGTTGGGAATGAGCTGAACTCGTCCCAAaattcctccccctcctccgCAGGCTCCAAGCGCGCATCGCCCACCGCATCCAAGAGCTGGAAAACCTTCCCGGCTCCTTGGCCGGAGACCTGCGGACCAAAGCAACCATCGAGCTCAAGGCTCTGCGGCTGCTCAACTTCCAGCGCCAGGTGAGCGCCGGGAACAGCGGGATTTGGGAGCAGGAACGGTGCGGGCTCACCCCGGGTATGATCACACACGGTTTTGCCGGGGTTGCAGCTGCGGCAGGAGGTGGTGGTGTGCATGCGGCGGGACACGGCGCTGGAGACGGCGCTCAATGCCAAGGCCTACAAGCGCAGCAAGCGGCAGTCGCTGCGTGAGGCCCGCATCACGgagaagctggagaagcagcagaagatcGAGCAGGAGCGGAAGCGCCGGCAGAAGCACCAGGTTGGGGGATCCCTGGGAATCGGGGCAAGGAGGTGACGGGGATGGAGGGATAAGGGGGTCACCTGGTTTGGGAAGGTTGGCTCTGGAGGATGGTGGCCAAGGGTTTGGTGATGGCTGTTGGGACCACTCAGTGGCCAGTGGGACTCTGCGATGGCCAATGGGACCCTTTACTGACTGCTGAGACTCTCCAGTTCCCTTTGCTCTCTCCCAACCACCACCAATCCCTCCCAGCTCCGCCATTCCAGCTTCCCCTGCAATCTGACAACGTGTGTTCTGTTCCCACAGGAATACCTCAACAGCATCCTGCAGCACGCCAAGGACTTCAAGGAATACCACCGGAGCGTGAGTGGGAAGATCCAGAAGCTGACCAAGGCGGTGGCCACGTACCACGCCAACACCGAGCGCGAGCAGAAGAAGGAGAACGAGCGCATCGAGAAGGAGCGGATGCGCCGGCTCATGGTGAGCCAGATGTGGGATACCGGGAAAAAGCAGCCAAGAGACAGGAGGGGAGGGATCAGGGGGATGCAGTGGGATCTCTGTCCTCactgagggtgaggaggggcaCCGAGGGGTGTGTGGGATGAGGTCAGGGTGATCCCAGCTGCTTCCAGGTGATCCCAAGTGTGTTGTTCACCCCGGGCaggcagaggatgaggagggcTACCGGAAGCTCATCGACCAGAAGAAGGACAAGCGCCTGGCCTACTTGCTGCAGCAGACAGATGAGTACGTGGCCAACCTCACAGAGCTTGTGCGGCAGCACAAGGCagcccaggtggccaaggagaagaagaagaagaaaaagaagaaggtgagagagagaagaaactCTAGgaatggcactgggaatggctCATGGAGGGAGCACCAGGGCTGGACTGCACAGGCTGACTCCCCTctccttctgcctcctcctcttctctctttctttccttcccttctcttcactctctttctcttctctttccttttctcctctccttttctcccttcccatccttcatctccttcccttttttgttctccttcctatccttttcttctttctcttctttctcttccttctcttctctacgcctcctctccttccttttccttctcctcctgccctgttGCTCGCACAGAAGGCGGAGAACGCCGAGGGACAGGCTCCAGCCATCGGCCCCGATGGGGAGGTGAGTCCAGACTCATCCCATGGATCCTGGGATGGCTGGGAAGGGGCACAGACCATTCCACTCCAGCCCACCACGGGCGGGGGGCACGGGCCAAGTCCCACTGGGTCCATCAGgatcctcccttttccctcccttttcccagtgGGTTCAGGGGGGTTTGGGGCTGAGAATTCCCAATCCCCATCCATTGGTTCCTCCCACAGCCACTGGATGAGACGAGCCAGATGAGCGACCTCCCGGTGAAGGTGATCCACGTGGAGAGTGGGAAGATCCTCACCGGCACCGATGCACCCAAGGCCGGGCAGCTGGAGGCCTGGCTGGAAATGAACCCTGGGTATgctgggaatactgggaatgGGGCACTGGGAGTGCTGCAACTGGGAAtagcagagctgggagtgctggggtTGGGAATGGCAGtagggagctggggatgctggagTCGGGAATGGAGTGGAGGACTGGGAATGGCAGTGGAGAGTGGAGGAGGAAATCGGAGTCTGGGAGTGTCAGAGCCGGGAGGGAacaaggagctgggaacacCAGAGCCAAGTTCCATTTGGAATTCCCTGTTCCACTCTTTTCCCCCCAGGTACGAGGTGGCTCCACGCTCCGACAGCGAGGAGAGCGGctccgaggaggaggaggaggtgagggtGGTCCTGCACCATTCCCACTGGGAGTGTTCTGGGAGGAACAGGAAAGAGCTGACCTCGGCAATGGCTGTTTGGCAGCTCagaaaaaatgggataaaatggaacaaaacagGAAGGATAACATGGATTAAAATGAGACAGAATAGTATAAACGTGGAATAAAGCTATAGCATAAAATGGGACCAAACAATAGGGTAAAATTAATTGGAATAgaataaaaagtattaaaaaatgggataaactgagatataaaaatttaataaaatagtGGGATAAAATGGAATCTCTGTGTTAAACAAgtgctgggcagctgggaaCTCTTGGAAATTCCCTTTCAGAGACCCCAGTTTTCATCCTGAATATTCCTGGCATGTTTCCAAAGGGAATGGCAGGATTCTGTGGGAGCCTCCCATCTCTGGGAGCTTTGGGTGGGAGGGTGTGGGTGCTTCCCAGGATGTTCCTGAGGCAGTTTTCCCTGAAATTCCTGGGaatcctgcaggaggaggaagaggagcagccacagccagcacagccagcactgcccgtggaggagaagaagaagattCCAGATCCAGACAGTGACGATGTCTCGGAAGTGGATGCCCGACACATCATTGAGTGAGCCCTTCCCTCTCTGTTCCTGCtccacattcccattcccagtcaCTTCCCTGCCCCAGGAACGGGGTTCCACAAGCAGCATTCCCCCaagcccatttttttttccaagtcttcCAGAACAAGCCATAACATGGCATTTTATCTGGAAATTCAGTGGGAAAACCACCTCACACAGGACTGACTGTGTTTCCCAGGAGTTCCCCCAACAGCATCATCCTTCAAACCTCCCTTTTTCCACCCCAGAAATGCAAATCatctccctttctcctcctttattATCCCATTTCTGCCCATGAGGAGCAGGAATCCTCCCTCTCATCCATGTCTTCCCATCTCATTATCACCCTCTCTTCCAGTATTCCTGTTTTTCCCCCAggtttccccctctccccccatCTATCCCATATTTTTCTCCAAGCCCCTCCCCTCACCCGTTATCCCAGATTTCCCCCCATTTCCCCTGCTCACCTCATTTATTCCCCCCACACTCGCCCCCCACCCCATTTCCCCCTCTTCATCCCCGCCCCAACCCCGTTCCCTGGTGTGCCACGACACGTTATCCCGATTTTCCGGGCAGGAACGCCAAGCAGGACGTGGATGACGAGTACGGCGTGTCGCAGGCGCTGGCGCGGGGGCTGCAGTCCTACTACGCCGTGGCTCACGCCGTGACTGAGCGCGTGGACAAGCAGTCGGCCCTGATGGTCAACGGCGTCCTCAAGCAGTACCAGGTGTGGGACCCTCGGAGAGCTGGGAGTGCCGGGGAGGTGACGGAGGCTCTGGTGGTCCCGGGGTGGGATCATAGGATAAGCTGGAAGCGGTGTGGGAGGAGGACCTGTGGTAGGATGGTGACTGTAGGAtgaggagccagggctggagagggatAATGAGTCTGAGGTGGTGTGGGGTAATAAATGGAATGGTGTGGAATAATGAGCCAAAGCTAGAGTGGGATAATGAGGTGAAGCCAGAGCTTGATAATGAGCTGGatttcctccctgctgggagccAAACCCATCGCCTTCTGTGTGAATCCATGGAATATCCCCCTTCAATTGTCTCTGAATAATTAACCCAACCTCATTACCAGCTCATTTGCATGTACCCAGGCAGGGGGCTCTCCCacccccattcccacccccaCGTGCATTCCCACAGATCAAAGGCCTGGAGTGGCTCGTGTCCCTGTACAACAACAACCTCAATGGAATCCTGGCGGACGAGATGGGGCTGGGGAAAACCATCCAGACCATCGCCCTCATCACGTACCTCATGGAGCATAAGCGGATCAACGGCCCCTTCCTCATCATCGTCCCGCTCTCGTGAGTACCGGAGCGCCTGGAAAATCCCACCCAGCTGCCACGCTCCAGCCCCACATTCCCAGATTCCCACCCTTTCCATGTCCCCCAGGACTTTGTCCAACTGGGCCTATGAGTTCGACAAGTGGGCTCCTTCCGTGGTCAAGGTCTCCTACAAGGTAAGCGCCGCGCTCCTCGGATTCCGTTTTCCTCTTCCCGCTCTGTTACTGTTCTGCTGAGGAAGCTGCACTGGGTCCCAGCTCCATGAAATCCCATTTTTGATtgttcctcagcagcaggaagccCCAAACCTCTTTGTCTCATTATGGACTTTTGGATtaggttctttttccctttgaactgaagattgatgagagggaggcagttttctctcgttcgttctcagttgtttattttttcttatcaacATTCCAAGGcacaaggagctatgtgcactatgatagagaaggggtaaaatggccaacaaagatcttcttcaaggtcttttatatgtccatttacccaattaacaggtgccaactaaattatttttcttagtgacccaatgatCCAACACCTCTGTGCCGCACTGTTGCATTTTTTACCCAATCACTtaaaaccacccaaaaacccTTAGGAGAAGagcatgaagaagaaagaagaaggacaagagacaacaccctaaatcctccatcttgtcccctgctctctaaactactttttcacccagtgatttaagaaactttctaatttacacacttacacttttcctatctaactttagcatttgttctcatgtatcaccatgaaaacatgcccatgaaattcatattatatgaaattcagtgttttttgtgAATCCTataactaagtattaaaaacaaggacacacactctgtatctcagactccaacacctCCTCACTTTTCTGTTCCCTGTGGATAACAGCCCCTCCTACCCCCTCTTCTGGGAATTCCCTCCTCGCCTGACGTTACGGGTTGGAAttctccctgcagggctctccGGCGGCACGCCGCGCCTTCGTCCCGCAGCTCCGGAGTGGAAAATTCAACGTCCTGCTCACAACGTACGAGTACATCATCAAGGACAAGCACATCCTGGCCAAGGTGAGGCTGGGAAGCACTGGACCTGGAGGATTTCCCAATCTCACCTGCACACGGATGCTGCAAACAGGAAAATCCCTGCCTTGTTTATGCCAAAACCTGGTATTTTATTCCTTGGAgcctctgcaggagctgctgccccttGGCAGCCAAAGCTGAGGTggaattcctgctcctgctcctgatTTTTGGCAACATATCCCATGGTCCATCAGATAACGTGGTTCCCTTTTCATGAAAAATTCCTTGGATAATTAATACTAATTGGATTCCTACAAGCCCATTGTTGCCAAGGGGTTCAGATCCATGGCCACGGAGGAAGGATGAGTGGGATGGAGCATTGTGCCAATGGAGCAGGACTCGGATAATGCTCCAAATCCCAATGTTTGAGATTGAGGAAGTAgggcctcctcctcctcctcagtgGAGCTGGGATCAGCCATCCTGGCAGGGATCCCCCGGTTTCCCTCCTGGGGTGGGGGGACCCTCCTGGCGGGTTCCTCTCTCAGAGCCTCCTTGAGCTGCTCCAGCGTCGTGGAGCCACCGCGAGCTGCTCCGGGCACATCCACACCCCTTgttccctgcatccctgcccttcctgctcccacagATCCGCTGGAAGTACATGATCGTGGACGAGGGGCACCGGATGAAGAACCACCACTGCAAACTGACGCAGGTGCTCAACACCCACTACGTGGCCCCACGGCGGCTGCTCCTCACTGGGACCCCGCTCCAGAACAAGCTCCCGGAGCTCTGGGCGCTCCTCAACTTCCTGCTCCCCACCATCTTCAAGAGCTGCAGCACCTTCGAGCAGTGGTTCAACGCGCCGTTTGCCATGACTGGGGAGAAGGTGCTGGAAAGGGGGAAGGCGGGAGTGGGTGGGGGCTGCGGGCAGCAGGGACGGGATTTGGGTCAGTGTTAATGGAAAGGGAAGGGTTGGAAGTGTCTCTGGAGTTCTGGGATGTGGATCTGTGTCTTTAATGGATCTGGAGAAGCTGGAAgtggctctggagctgtgggatgtggTGTCACCATTCACACCTGCAGAGGGGATGGAATTGACTCTGGAGCTGTCAGATGGGGCTCACTGTTAATGGCTCCAGAGGGGTTGGGagtctccctggagctgtgggaggtGGCTCAGTGTCACCACTGAgggctctgttcccttctctgggtgACAATTCCCTTCCCTGGTGACAATTCCCTGCCGTCCTCATCCCGGGATACTCCCATGGAGCTTCATCCCACTCCAAACTCTCGAGTCAAGCAGGCAGTTCTATTGATCCCGCTAGGAACTGAGGGTCGGGGGGTTCTTGGAGCAGAGGGACCTGGTGTTTTGGGATGTTGGGGTCCATCCAGTTCCATTTCTGATGACAATTCCTGTTCCTGGTGAcaattcccttccctggccaGGTGGACCTGAACGAGGAGGAGACGATCCTCATCATCCGCCGCCTGCACAAGGTGCTCCGGCCCTTCCTGCTCCGGCGCCTCAAGAAGGAGGTGGAAGCTCAGCTGCCAGAAAAGGTGACAcctttcccctccccatcctGGGATATGCACATGGAGCTTCATCCCACTCCAGAACCATTGCTGGCTTGGGTTGAACAGGTGTTTGGGTTGATCCTTCTGGGAACCAGGGGTTTGATGAGCCCTTAGAGTGAGATTTTGGGGTCCATCCCAATCTTCCCCATTCTGGACTACACTTAGGGGGTGTCCATGCTGCTCTTCCCCATCCTGGAAGGTGCAGGCGGAGTTTCACCCCGCTCCACAGTCATTGCTGGGTTGGGTTGAGCAGGCAGTTGGGTTTGATCCCTCTGGGAATTGTTGGTGtcccagaggggctgggtgTGACCCCCGTTGGGTCCTGGCAGGTCGAGTACGTGATCAAGTGCGACATGTCAGCGCTGCAGCGGGTCCTGTACCGGCACATGCAGGCCAAGGGCGTCCTCCTCACCGACGGCTCCGAGAAAGACAAGAAGGtctggatttgggaatgggtgctgggaatgctgagcGTGGGCGGGTTTTATCCACTGCAGGGTGGGCTGAGCTTGGGCCCCCAACGTATTTGGGTGATCCGTGGAGGTTCCTCAAAGCCATCAACAGGTCTGTGAGGagattaaaaacacaaaataattggaaaaagaCACTTTGATCCCAGCTAAAAGCCAGAGGTGGGAgattccctgttttccagctccattcccaCAAAACAGCTGGGTAGgagcagcctcacctcaagGGGACTTGGAGGTTTCTTAAaacctttaatttattttatcgTCTCTGAGCCCCACTGTCAGGACTGTGAACTCCCAGTGGATGTTCCCAAAcattcctgggaatgctggacTGGCAGAAACAGATGGAACCCAGCATTAATCTGGGTTTTAACCTCCtggattgttcctggcaggggaAGGGCGGCACGAAGACGCTGATGAACACGATCATGCAGCTGCGCAAGATCTGCAACCACCCCTACATGTTCCAGCACATCGAGGTCAGCCCGACGTGCAGAAACGGGGATAAACACAGGGGGATGAACCTGAACAGCCATAAACACCACAGGTTCAAGCCAGGGATGAATCAAAAAGAGGGATAAACCCAACAAAACTGGGGTAAACCAAAACCAGGGATAACCCTAATGGGGATAAACCCAAACAGAGCTAAACCCAAGAAGGATGAACCAGATCAGGTCATCGGGCCCACCCACTCCCAACACTCTTGTTTTCCATCCAAACCAATCCATTCCACGAGGGAAttggagagggagcagggcttGGCTGTTTTAGGCAGCTGCAGACAGTTGGTGCTGGTTTCTGACACTGTTTCTCCTCTCGATTTCAGGAATCCTTCTCGGAGCACTTGGGGTTCACGGGCGGGATCGTGCAGGGGTGAGTCACGAATTTTGGAATTACCAGTGAAGAAATTTGTGAATTTGCAAACTCAAATGGTTTCTAGGGGTGCAGGATGAGCCACCTTCCCCCCAGGCAGCCCGATGATCCCAGCGACGGGGAGAAACCACATTCTCAACCTGAAATCCTGGCTGTCCTCTAACTGTGCTGGTTTTTGTCTGTCCAGGCTGGATTTGTACCGTGCCTCCGGGAAATTTGAGCTCCTGGACCGGATCCTGCCCAAGCTCCGGGCCACCAACCACAAGGTGCTGCTCTTCTGCCAGATGACCTCCCTGATGACCATCATGGAGGACTATTTTGCTTACCGCGGCTTCAAATACCTCAGGCTGGATGGTGAGTGCCCCTGGGTGGGGGTCAGTGGTGCCCCCAGGGCAGGTGGGGGTCAGTGGTGACCCTGGGTGGGGGTCAGTGGTGCCCCCTGGGTGGGGGTCAGTGGTGACCCTGGGTAGGGGTCAGTGATGATCCTGGGTGGGGGTCAGTGTTGACCCTGGGGCAGGGTCAGTGGTGACCCTGGGTGAGGGTCAGTGGTGCCCCCAGGGCAGGTGGGGGTCAGTGGTGACCCTGGGGGGTGTGGGGGTCAGTGGTGACCCTGGGTGAGGGTCAGTGTTGACCCTGGGTGGGGGTCAGTGTTGACCCTGGGTGGGGGTCAGTGTTGACCCTGGGTGAGGGTCAGTGTTGACCCTGGGTGAGGGTCAGTGGTGACCCTGGGTGAGGGTCAGTGTTGACCCTGGGTGGGGGTCAGTGGTGACCCTGGGTGAGGGTCAGTGGTGCCCCCAGGGCAGGTGGGGGTCAGTGGTGACCCCAGGGCATGAGGGTCAGTGGTGCCCCCAGGGGCAGGTGGGGGTCAGTGGTGACCCTGGGTAGGGGTCAGTGGTGCCCCCAGGGCAGGTGGGGGTCAGTGGTGACCCTGGGTAGGGGTCAGTGATGATCCTGGGTGAGGGTCAGTGGTGACCCTGGGTGAGGGTCAGTGGTGACC
The sequence above is drawn from the Parus major isolate Abel unplaced genomic scaffold, Parus_major1.1 Scaffold458, whole genome shotgun sequence genome and encodes:
- the SMARCA4 gene encoding transcription activator BRG1 isoform X1 — translated: MATPEPPLGGTPRPGPSPGPGPSPGSMLGPSPGPSPGSGHSGHSGHALPAPGYAPDTIHPLHKPLDPMHEKGMSEDPRYGQMKGMGMRPGGHAGMGPPPSPMDQHSQGYPSPLGGSEHASSPVPSNGPSSGSAGGSGAALDGSGSDSPALGRGPSPFNAAQLHQLRAQIMAYKLLARGQPLPEHLQVAVQGKRPLPGMQPQIPALPPPAGAAQGPGQAPGAGQAPPGYSRPHGIGGPNMPPPGPSGVPPGMPGQPPGGPPKPWPEGPLSAAAPGGAPQKLLPPPPAGRPSPVPPAVPPASPGPPPPSPGQPAPPALPIHPKQNRITPIQKPRGLDPVEILQEREYRLQARIAHRIQELENLPGSLAGDLRTKATIELKALRLLNFQRQLRQEVVVCMRRDTALETALNAKAYKRSKRQSLREARITEKLEKQQKIEQERKRRQKHQEYLNSILQHAKDFKEYHRSVSGKIQKLTKAVATYHANTEREQKKENERIEKERMRRLMAEDEEGYRKLIDQKKDKRLAYLLQQTDEYVANLTELVRQHKAAQVAKEKKKKKKKKKAENAEGQAPAIGPDGEPLDETSQMSDLPVKVIHVESGKILTGTDAPKAGQLEAWLEMNPGYEVAPRSDSEESGSEEEEEEEEEEQPQPAQPALPVEEKKKIPDPDSDDVSEVDARHIIENAKQDVDDEYGVSQALARGLQSYYAVAHAVTERVDKQSALMVNGVLKQYQIKGLEWLVSLYNNNLNGILADEMGLGKTIQTIALITYLMEHKRINGPFLIIVPLSTLSNWAYEFDKWAPSVVKVSYKGSPAARRAFVPQLRSGKFNVLLTTYEYIIKDKHILAKIRWKYMIVDEGHRMKNHHCKLTQVLNTHYVAPRRLLLTGTPLQNKLPELWALLNFLLPTIFKSCSTFEQWFNAPFAMTGEKVDLNEEETILIIRRLHKVLRPFLLRRLKKEVEAQLPEKVEYVIKCDMSALQRVLYRHMQAKGVLLTDGSEKDKKGKGGTKTLMNTIMQLRKICNHPYMFQHIEESFSEHLGFTGGIVQGLDLYRASGKFELLDRILPKLRATNHKVLLFCQMTSLMTIMEDYFAYRGFKYLRLDGTTKAEDRGMLLKTFNEPGSEYFIFLLSTRAGGLGLNLQSADTVIIFDSDWNPHQDLQAQDRAHRIGQQNEVRVLRLCTVNSVEEKILAAAKYKLNVDQKVIQAGMFDQKSSSHERRAFLQAILEHEEQDESRQSAGSGSFPHAASSLCLGAESEEAPLKEEDEVPDDETVNQMIARHEEEFDLFMRMDLDRRREEARNPKRKPRLMEEDELPSWILKDDAEVERLTCEEEEEKMFGRGSRHRKEVDYSDSLTEKQWLKAIEEGTLEEIEEEVRQKKSSRKRKREPEGPTGPPPSARSRDKDEESRKQKKRGRPPAEKLSPNPPPLTRKMRKIVDAVIKYKDSSSGRQLSEVFIQLPSRKELPEYYELIRKPVDFKKIKERIRNHKYRSLNDLEKDVMLLCQNAQTFNLEGSLIYEDSIVLQSVFTSVRQKVEKEEESDGEESEEEEEGEEEGSESEARSVKVKIRLGRKEKVPERGKGRRRGGRGGRPKPLLSDDESEDEQEEDRSGSGTEDD
- the SMARCA4 gene encoding transcription activator BRG1 isoform X2; amino-acid sequence: MATPEPPLGGTPRPGPSPGPGPSPGSMLGPSPGPSPGSGHSGHSGHALPAPGYAPDTIHPLHKPLDPMHEKGMSEDPRYGQMKGMGMRPGGHAGMGPPPSPMDQHSQGYPSPLGGSEHASSPVPSNGPSSGSAGGSGAALDGSGSDSPALGRGPSPFNAAQLHQLRAQIMAYKLLARGQPLPEHLQVAVQGKRPLPGMQPQIPALPPPAGAAQGPGQAPGAGQAPPGYSRPHGIGGPNMPPPGPSGVPPGMPGQPPGGPPKPWPEGPLSAAAPGGAPQKLLPPPPAGRPSPVPPAVPPASPGPPPPSPGQPAPPALPIHPKQNRITPIQKPRGLDPVEILQEREYRLQARIAHRIQELENLPGSLAGDLRTKATIELKALRLLNFQRQLRQEVVVCMRRDTALETALNAKAYKRSKRQSLREARITEKLEKQQKIEQERKRRQKHQEYLNSILQHAKDFKEYHRSVSGKIQKLTKAVATYHANTEREQKKENERIEKERMRRLMAEDEEGYRKLIDQKKDKRLAYLLQQTDEYVANLTELVRQHKAAQVAKEKKKKKKKKKAENAEGQAPAIGPDGEPLDETSQMSDLPVKVIHVESGKILTGTDAPKAGQLEAWLEMNPGYEVAPRSDSEESGSEEEEEEEEEEQPQPAQPALPVEEKKKIPDPDSDDVSEVDARHIIENAKQDVDDEYGVSQALARGLQSYYAVAHAVTERVDKQSALMVNGVLKQYQIKGLEWLVSLYNNNLNGILADEMGLGKTIQTIALITYLMEHKRINGPFLIIVPLSTLSNWAYEFDKWAPSVVKVSYKGSPAARRAFVPQLRSGKFNVLLTTYEYIIKDKHILAKIRWKYMIVDEGHRMKNHHCKLTQVLNTHYVAPRRLLLTGTPLQNKLPELWALLNFLLPTIFKSCSTFEQWFNAPFAMTGEKVDLNEEETILIIRRLHKVLRPFLLRRLKKEVEAQLPEKVEYVIKCDMSALQRVLYRHMQAKGVLLTDGSEKDKKGKGGTKTLMNTIMQLRKICNHPYMFQHIEESFSEHLGFTGGIVQGLDLYRASGKFELLDRILPKLRATNHKVLLFCQMTSLMTIMEDYFAYRGFKYLRLDGTTKAEDRGMLLKTFNEPGSEYFIFLLSTRAGGLGLNLQSADTVIIFDSDWNPHQDLQAQDRAHRIGQQNEVRVLRLCTVNSVEEKILAAAKYKLNVDQKVIQAGMFDQKSSSHERRAFLQAILEHEEQDESRQSAGSGSFPHAASSLCLGAESEEAPLKEEDEVPDDETVNQMIARHEEEFDLFMRMDLDRRREEARNPKRKPRLMEEDELPSWILKDDAEVERLTCEEEEEKMFGRGSRHRKEVDYSDSLTEKQWLKAIEEGTLEEIEEEVRQKKSSRKRKREPEGPTGPPPSARSRDKDEESRKQKKRGRPPAEKLSPNPPPLTRKMRKIVDAVIKYKDSSGRQLSEVFIQLPSRKELPEYYELIRKPVDFKKIKERIRNHKYRSLNDLEKDVMLLCQNAQTFNLEGSLIYEDSIVLQSVFTSVRQKVEKEEESDGEESEEEEEGEEEGSESEARSVKVKIRLGRKEKVPERGKGRRRGGRGGRPKPLLSDDESEDEQEEDRSGSGTEDD
- the SMARCA4 gene encoding transcription activator BRG1 isoform X3; amino-acid sequence: MATPEPPLGGTPRPGPSPGPGPSPGSMLGPSPGPSPGSGHSGHSGHALPAPGYAPDTIHPLHKPLDPMHEKGMSEDPRYGQMKGMGMRPGGHAGMGPPPSPMDQHSQGYPSPLGGSEHASSPVPSNGPSSGSAGGSGAALDGSGSDSPALGRGPSPFNAAQLHQLRAQIMAYKLLARGQPLPEHLQVAVQGKRPLPGMQPQIPALPPPAGAAQGPGQAPGAGQAPPGYSRPHGIGGPNMPPPGPSGVPPGMPGQPPGGPPKPWPEGPLSAAAPGGAPQKLLPPPPAGRPSPVPPAVPPASPGPPPPSPGQPAPPALPIHPKQNRITPIQKPRGLDPVEILQEREYRLQARIAHRIQELENLPGSLAGDLRTKATIELKALRLLNFQRQLRQEVVVCMRRDTALETALNAKAYKRSKRQSLREARITEKLEKQQKIEQERKRRQKHQEYLNSILQHAKDFKEYHRSVSGKIQKLTKAVATYHANTEREQKKENERIEKERMRRLMAEDEEGYRKLIDQKKDKRLAYLLQQTDEYVANLTELVRQHKAAQVAKEKKKKKKKKKAENAEGQAPAIGPDGEPLDETSQMSDLPVKVIHVESGKILTGTDAPKAGQLEAWLEMNPGYEVAPRSDSEESGSEEEEEEEEEEQPQPAQPALPVEEKKKIPDPDSDDVSEVDARHIIENAKQDVDDEYGVSQALARGLQSYYAVAHAVTERVDKQSALMVNGVLKQYQIKGLEWLVSLYNNNLNGILADEMGLGKTIQTIALITYLMEHKRINGPFLIIVPLSTLSNWAYEFDKWAPSVVKVSYKGSPAARRAFVPQLRSGKFNVLLTTYEYIIKDKHILAKIRWKYMIVDEGHRMKNHHCKLTQVLNTHYVAPRRLLLTGTPLQNKLPELWALLNFLLPTIFKSCSTFEQWFNAPFAMTGEKVDLNEEETILIIRRLHKVLRPFLLRRLKKEVEAQLPEKVEYVIKCDMSALQRVLYRHMQAKGVLLTDGSEKDKKGKGGTKTLMNTIMQLRKICNHPYMFQHIEESFSEHLGFTGGIVQGLDLYRASGKFELLDRILPKLRATNHKVLLFCQMTSLMTIMEDYFAYRGFKYLRLDGTTKAEDRGMLLKTFNEPGSEYFIFLLSTRAGGLGLNLQSADTVIIFDSDWNPHQDLQAQDRAHRIGQQNEVRVLRLCTVNSVEEKILAAAKYKLNVDQKVIQAGMFDQKSSSHERRAFLQAILEHEEQDEEEDEVPDDETVNQMIARHEEEFDLFMRMDLDRRREEARNPKRKPRLMEEDELPSWILKDDAEVERLTCEEEEEKMFGRGSRHRKEVDYSDSLTEKQWLKAIEEGTLEEIEEEVRQKKSSRKRKREPEGPTGPPPSARSRDKDEESRKQKKRGRPPAEKLSPNPPPLTRKMRKIVDAVIKYKDSSSGRQLSEVFIQLPSRKELPEYYELIRKPVDFKKIKERIRNHKYRSLNDLEKDVMLLCQNAQTFNLEGSLIYEDSIVLQSVFTSVRQKVEKEEESDGEESEEEEEGEEEGSESEARSVKVKIRLGRKEKVPERGKGRRRGGRGGRPKPLLSDDESEDEQEEDRSGSGTEDD